One segment of Parvularcula sp. IMCC14364 DNA contains the following:
- a CDS encoding surface lipoprotein assembly modifier has product MRQYHSSDSKRFLRRHWLVAASWLAVLPVGEALAAPGQTVSAQHAPEMVTLSGQQALKVAEELLVKEEYDEAEAILTRLAAADPDKVDIYQVRFLTGLLAVGRKDFVAAEEHFRIILDQKPDLIRVRLELARSLYEQQKDGAAAYHFRYVLGNGLPEETKKIVRQFLHRIEARKVFHLQLGTAIVPNSNINNGPKDDTVTVFGLPFQLDDAAQKQSGTGLSTSLNVAAFPILTDRLRLETRAGARVVDYSNADFDDVFMSFEIGPRLQMKKANLSVLGAFSKRWFGGERFSRSHGMRMVLTTPLSDRMRFSLRSSYAQVDYSSNPGRSGPVYSGAFSVQRVMDKRTVAGLGFQVTREEATANNLKNHQYRLNGFISRELPWGITGQVAPDYYIRDFQSSSRLDETYGLSFRVTKRDWRYHGFAPVFSYSYLKNVSNNPFFNYDRHSADIGVTRNF; this is encoded by the coding sequence ATGCGGCAGTATCATTCTTCAGACAGCAAACGCTTTTTGCGGCGCCACTGGTTGGTTGCGGCCAGCTGGCTTGCCGTGCTGCCAGTTGGCGAGGCGCTGGCCGCTCCGGGACAGACAGTCTCGGCTCAGCACGCGCCAGAGATGGTGACACTTTCGGGTCAGCAGGCCCTGAAGGTTGCCGAGGAACTGCTCGTGAAGGAAGAGTATGACGAGGCAGAAGCTATTCTCACCCGCCTTGCCGCGGCTGACCCTGATAAAGTGGATATATATCAGGTGCGGTTCCTCACTGGCTTGCTGGCTGTCGGGCGAAAGGATTTCGTTGCTGCCGAGGAACATTTTCGGATTATTCTCGATCAGAAACCGGACCTCATCCGTGTGCGCCTTGAATTGGCACGCAGTCTTTATGAACAGCAGAAAGACGGCGCGGCGGCCTACCATTTCCGGTATGTGCTCGGCAATGGTCTGCCTGAAGAGACCAAAAAAATCGTGCGTCAGTTTCTGCACCGCATTGAAGCGCGAAAGGTATTTCATCTGCAGCTCGGCACTGCCATCGTGCCGAACAGTAACATCAATAATGGCCCGAAGGATGATACGGTTACAGTCTTCGGTTTACCGTTCCAGCTTGATGATGCAGCACAGAAGCAGTCAGGCACAGGGCTTTCCACATCTCTGAATGTCGCGGCTTTCCCAATACTTACGGACCGTTTGCGCCTTGAAACCCGGGCAGGTGCGCGGGTCGTGGATTATTCCAACGCAGACTTTGACGATGTTTTCATGTCCTTCGAGATCGGCCCGCGTTTACAGATGAAAAAAGCGAACCTCAGTGTGCTGGGGGCTTTTTCCAAGCGCTGGTTCGGGGGAGAGCGGTTTTCGCGCAGTCACGGGATGCGCATGGTGCTGACAACGCCGCTGTCGGATCGGATGCGGTTTTCCCTTCGCAGCTCTTACGCACAGGTTGATTACAGCAGTAATCCAGGCAGGTCCGGGCCGGTTTATTCCGGCGCTTTTTCTGTGCAGCGTGTGATGGACAAGCGCACCGTCGCAGGGCTGGGCTTTCAGGTGACGCGCGAGGAAGCAACTGCCAATAATCTCAAAAACCATCAGTACAGGCTGAATGGTTTCATCTCCCGTGAGTTGCCGTGGGGGATCACTGGGCAGGTCGCGCCTGATTACTATATTCGTGATTTCCAGAGTTCGTCGCGTCTGGATGAGACTTACGGCTTGTCATTTCGGGTGACAAAGCGGGACTGGCGGTATCATGGCTTTGCACCTGTCTTCAGCTATTCATATCTGAAGAACGTCTCGAACAATCCGTTCTTCAATTACGATCGCCATTCGGCTGATATAGGTGTGACCCGGAACTTTTAG
- a CDS encoding DUF305 domain-containing protein — MRLSKREMKYTLGSTVALALFACASGAAAQDVPIIQPGAPGEPGRALSADEAAKVADTRYTEDDVRFMQDMIPHHYQAVEMAALVGDRTNRAEIVDLAGRINASQADEIAFMQTWLRDRGEHAPDPMKQHDGEEGHDHHQHNHHKTHMDHEMMGMATPEQMEQLAASEGAAFDRLFLELMIPHHEGAVRMSRDLLSQSGSAYDPVLYDFVNDIINDQDAEIRRMTALLAGLSEDPRVGLAAGFRDAGEAISNLELVATLPKPQGFFDPENPAGLPPIIDPDEDEEEDEETATEWGARSPLLSFSNTDMAFVDDTLIVGNYHGFNIYKLDEEGLPSLTSSVVCPGGQGDVSVVGDILIMSVEQTRGRVDCGQQGITEDVSAERFRGLRIFDISDLSQPVQVGQVQTCRGSHTHSVVSGPGRDGKIIVYNSGTASVRDDEELAGCIGDIPGDDRTALFRIDVVEIPVDDPSKARIVDSPAVFADPETGALAGLWRGGDHGEDTQETEITDQCHDITVFPSAKIAAGACSGNGIIFDISNPLKPRRIDAVVDKGFAYWHSATFNNDGTKVLFTDEWGGGGRPRCRVHDPMDWGANALYDIEDGKLEFRSHYKLPAPQSDEENCVAHNGSIIPVPGRDIFAQAWYQGGLSLIDFTDSSNPVEIGYFDRGPVHPERMMVGGFWSTYWYNGRIYGTEIIRGLDVFALKPSDYLTENEIAAALLADQGAVFNPQQQLPVTWPAVPVVAHAYLDQLERGKDLSADRLSALRMMVDTLEAGLAGEERNTSLARDVRQTARDLRRVDANGQAAKRLAALAETLQEMADQLR, encoded by the coding sequence ATGCGTTTAAGCAAGCGTGAGATGAAATATACACTCGGGTCAACCGTTGCACTGGCTCTGTTCGCATGCGCGAGCGGCGCTGCGGCGCAAGACGTTCCTATCATACAGCCTGGGGCACCAGGTGAGCCCGGCCGCGCCCTTTCTGCTGATGAAGCCGCGAAAGTGGCAGATACAAGATATACGGAAGATGACGTGCGCTTCATGCAGGACATGATTCCGCATCATTATCAGGCTGTTGAAATGGCGGCTTTGGTTGGCGATCGAACCAACCGTGCGGAAATTGTGGACCTTGCCGGGCGTATTAATGCCTCGCAGGCAGATGAAATTGCCTTCATGCAAACCTGGCTGCGCGATCGGGGTGAACATGCGCCAGATCCGATGAAACAACATGATGGTGAAGAGGGGCACGATCATCATCAGCACAACCACCACAAAACTCATATGGATCATGAGATGATGGGGATGGCGACTCCGGAACAGATGGAGCAGCTTGCAGCATCAGAGGGCGCTGCCTTTGACAGGTTGTTTCTTGAGCTGATGATTCCGCATCATGAAGGCGCTGTGCGCATGTCGCGGGATCTGCTCTCACAGTCAGGGTCGGCATATGACCCGGTGCTCTATGATTTTGTAAACGACATTATTAACGATCAGGATGCAGAGATCAGGCGCATGACGGCTTTGCTCGCCGGCCTGTCGGAAGACCCGCGCGTTGGTCTTGCTGCGGGTTTCCGCGATGCAGGCGAAGCAATCAGCAATCTTGAACTGGTTGCGACCCTGCCAAAACCGCAGGGCTTCTTTGACCCGGAAAACCCGGCTGGATTGCCGCCAATTATTGATCCGGATGAAGATGAAGAGGAAGATGAGGAAACAGCGACTGAATGGGGCGCGCGCTCTCCGCTGTTGAGTTTCTCCAATACTGACATGGCTTTTGTCGATGATACGCTGATTGTGGGCAATTATCATGGCTTCAACATCTACAAGCTGGATGAAGAAGGGTTGCCATCGTTGACGAGCTCTGTGGTTTGCCCCGGTGGTCAGGGTGATGTGTCGGTTGTTGGTGATATACTGATCATGTCGGTTGAGCAGACGCGTGGGCGTGTTGATTGTGGTCAGCAGGGCATTACAGAAGATGTAAGCGCTGAGCGCTTCCGTGGCCTGCGTATCTTTGACATCAGCGACCTGTCACAACCGGTTCAGGTTGGCCAGGTGCAGACATGCCGTGGCTCGCATACACACTCGGTTGTGTCCGGCCCGGGCCGCGACGGTAAAATCATCGTCTATAATTCGGGCACAGCTTCTGTCCGGGACGACGAAGAACTCGCAGGTTGCATCGGCGATATTCCCGGTGATGACAGAACGGCCCTGTTCCGCATTGATGTTGTCGAAATTCCTGTGGATGATCCGTCAAAGGCGCGCATTGTCGACAGCCCGGCGGTCTTCGCTGATCCTGAGACAGGTGCGCTTGCCGGGTTATGGCGTGGCGGCGATCATGGTGAGGATACGCAGGAAACCGAGATTACGGATCAGTGTCATGACATCACCGTCTTCCCATCTGCCAAGATTGCAGCTGGTGCCTGTTCCGGCAACGGCATTATCTTTGACATCTCAAATCCCCTGAAACCGCGCCGTATTGATGCTGTGGTGGATAAAGGATTTGCCTACTGGCATTCAGCCACATTCAACAATGATGGCACAAAAGTACTGTTTACAGATGAATGGGGCGGGGGTGGCCGTCCGCGCTGCCGTGTCCATGATCCTATGGATTGGGGCGCAAATGCGCTTTACGATATTGAAGACGGAAAACTTGAATTCCGTAGTCACTATAAATTACCCGCGCCGCAATCGGACGAGGAAAATTGCGTCGCGCATAATGGGTCCATTATCCCGGTGCCGGGCCGTGATATTTTCGCTCAGGCCTGGTATCAGGGCGGCTTGTCGCTGATAGATTTTACAGACTCCTCCAACCCGGTTGAAATCGGTTATTTTGATCGCGGTCCAGTACATCCTGAGCGCATGATGGTTGGCGGTTTCTGGTCCACATATTGGTATAATGGCCGCATCTACGGCACAGAGATTATTCGCGGACTTGATGTATTTGCCCTCAAGCCGAGCGATTATCTGACCGAGAATGAAATTGCCGCTGCGCTTCTGGCCGACCAGGGAGCCGTCTTTAATCCACAGCAGCAATTGCCGGTTACATGGCCCGCTGTGCCCGTCGTGGCCCATGCCTATCTGGACCAGCTAGAGCGTGGCAAAGATCTTTCAGCTGACCGCCTGTCTGCCTTGCGCATGATGGTTGACACACTCGAAGCAGGCCTCGCAGGCGAAGAGCGCAACACATCTCTTGCCCGCGATGTTCGCCAGACAGCGCGTGATTTGCGCCGCGTGGATGCTAACGGGCAGGCGGCGAAGCGCCTCGCTGCTCTGGCAGAAACCTTGCAGGAAATGGCCGATCAGCTGCGCTAA
- a CDS encoding nucleotide exchange factor GrpE produces the protein MSDQTSSEVEPETEAENPEEVMQAALDGYDELDPEARITQLESELEVAKDRMMRLAADLENTRKRAAREKTEASQYAIKGFAGDLLSVADNFQRALENAPEDPSAAGPDVLKGLINGIRMTEKELLSVFERNGVTRIFPAGDPFDPNLHQAIAEVPGNGEPKGHVVDVAQPGFTIGDRVLRAAMVTVSTGAGAA, from the coding sequence ATGAGCGACCAGACATCCAGCGAAGTTGAGCCGGAAACAGAAGCCGAAAATCCTGAAGAGGTGATGCAAGCCGCTCTTGACGGTTATGACGAACTCGACCCCGAGGCGCGCATCACGCAACTCGAGAGCGAACTGGAAGTGGCAAAGGACCGGATGATGCGCCTGGCCGCTGATCTTGAGAATACGCGCAAGCGCGCCGCCCGGGAAAAGACCGAGGCCAGCCAATACGCGATCAAAGGCTTTGCAGGTGATTTGCTCTCTGTGGCTGACAATTTCCAGCGCGCGCTCGAAAACGCGCCGGAAGATCCGTCTGCGGCCGGGCCGGATGTTCTTAAAGGGCTGATCAACGGGATACGCATGACCGAGAAAGAACTGCTCAGCGTTTTTGAACGCAATGGCGTGACCCGCATCTTCCCGGCAGGTGACCCGTTTGACCCGAATCTGCATCAGGCGATCGCCGAGGTGCCGGGTAATGGAGAGCCAAAGGGACATGTGGTGGATGTGGCGCAGCCGGGCTTCACTATAGGTGACCGGGTTCTGCGTGCGGCGATGGTGACAGTGTCAACAGGTGCCGGAGCAGCATAG
- the hrcA gene encoding heat-inducible transcriptional repressor HrcA yields the protein MSLLTTIDDRTREIFRRVVEAYIETGEPVGSRTLSQAGGLNVSPATIRNVLSDLTDMGLLFAPHVSAGRMPTQQGLRLFVDGLLQVGDVSEVERKALAEQEGSGRSADDILSGLAARLSGLTQTAGLVMATKGEAPLKHVEFVQTSPEKALVVLVSGNGDVENRIIDLPVGLPPAALIEAGNYLNARLKGRTLAEAKSVIEGEILESRAAVNDLTAELVRKGVAELASDGANLIVRGQAHLLNTDSEADLERVRMLIEDLEQKKDVIELMEAAREGRGVRIFIGSENRLFSLSGSSVVVSPYRDEGDNIIGVVGVIGPTRLNYARIIPMVDYTAEIVTRLLK from the coding sequence ATGTCACTCCTGACCACCATAGATGATCGCACCCGGGAAATTTTCCGGCGGGTGGTGGAGGCATATATAGAGACCGGCGAGCCCGTCGGCTCCCGTACCCTGTCTCAGGCGGGCGGTCTCAATGTATCACCTGCAACAATTCGCAATGTCCTGTCAGACCTGACTGATATGGGACTGCTTTTTGCCCCGCATGTTTCCGCAGGCCGGATGCCGACCCAACAGGGATTGCGTCTGTTCGTGGACGGATTACTGCAGGTTGGTGATGTCTCTGAAGTTGAGCGCAAGGCGCTGGCAGAGCAGGAGGGGTCGGGTCGGTCAGCAGATGATATTCTGAGCGGTCTTGCCGCACGCCTTTCCGGCCTTACCCAGACCGCAGGCCTGGTCATGGCCACCAAGGGGGAGGCGCCACTCAAGCATGTTGAGTTCGTCCAGACCAGTCCGGAAAAGGCGCTGGTCGTGCTCGTCTCCGGCAATGGTGATGTGGAAAACCGGATCATCGACCTGCCGGTCGGCCTTCCGCCAGCTGCACTGATTGAAGCGGGCAATTACCTCAATGCCCGGTTGAAAGGGCGTACACTGGCAGAAGCCAAGTCTGTTATCGAAGGAGAAATTCTTGAGAGCCGTGCAGCTGTAAATGACCTGACGGCAGAGCTTGTGCGCAAAGGGGTGGCAGAGCTTGCAAGTGACGGGGCCAACCTGATTGTACGCGGTCAGGCACATCTTTTGAATACAGACAGTGAAGCAGACCTTGAGCGTGTCCGTATGCTGATCGAAGATCTGGAGCAGAAAAAGGATGTAATTGAGTTGATGGAAGCAGCGCGCGAAGGGCGCGGTGTGCGCATTTTCATAGGTTCGGAAAATCGCCTGTTTTCCCTTTCCGGATCTTCCGTTGTGGTCTCCCCCTACCGGGACGAAGGGGATAATATCATTGGTGTTGTTGGTGTTATCGGGCCAACCCGGCTCAATTATGCCCGGATCATCCCCATGGTCGATTACACAGCGGAAATTGTCACGCGCCTGTTGAAATAG
- a CDS encoding SMP-30/gluconolactonase/LRE family protein, giving the protein MGKLVGFLVVLFLVFAGGYFLFWPTGLAPQAWVAPQDEGLTGDFVPNDLIARAQKMELSGRYGPEDIAIGVDGWLYTGVSDGSVIRVDPATGDFDILAITGGRPLGVEFDAGGNLLVADAYKGLVSIAMDGTVTILADQAGDGSIIGYADDVDVTPDGRIWFSDASTKFFPGDWGGTLEASVAEIWEHAGTGRILSYDPETGEMETHMTGLVFANGVAADPAGQFILVSETGKYRVLKYWLAGPEKGKTEVLVDNLPGFPDNINPDSAGGYFVGLVTPRSADVDAFAEKPLLRNILWRIPGFEDAAAPPPYSHLIRIDANGNVLETWQDPAGSYTDITGAVRGADGSIYVSSLQEGSIAHISP; this is encoded by the coding sequence ATGGGCAAGCTGGTCGGGTTTTTGGTAGTTTTATTTCTGGTATTTGCGGGAGGATATTTCCTGTTCTGGCCAACGGGCCTGGCACCTCAGGCTTGGGTTGCGCCGCAGGATGAGGGACTCACAGGGGATTTTGTGCCCAATGACCTGATTGCGCGCGCTCAAAAAATGGAGCTTTCCGGGCGTTACGGGCCTGAAGACATTGCCATCGGCGTTGACGGCTGGCTCTATACCGGCGTCAGTGACGGCAGTGTTATCCGGGTAGATCCGGCAACAGGTGACTTTGATATTCTGGCGATCACCGGCGGGCGCCCGCTGGGTGTCGAATTCGATGCCGGCGGCAATCTGCTCGTCGCCGACGCCTATAAAGGCCTTGTCAGTATTGCAATGGATGGCACCGTAACAATACTGGCAGATCAGGCCGGCGACGGATCAATTATCGGGTATGCGGATGATGTGGATGTGACGCCGGATGGCAGGATCTGGTTTTCTGATGCCAGCACCAAGTTCTTTCCCGGTGATTGGGGCGGCACGCTGGAAGCGTCTGTTGCTGAAATCTGGGAACATGCGGGTACAGGGCGTATCCTTTCCTATGACCCTGAGACCGGTGAAATGGAAACCCACATGACAGGCCTCGTGTTTGCCAATGGTGTGGCTGCTGACCCGGCAGGCCAGTTCATTCTGGTCAGCGAAACAGGTAAATACCGTGTGCTGAAATATTGGCTGGCCGGACCAGAAAAAGGCAAAACAGAAGTGCTGGTGGATAACCTGCCGGGCTTCCCGGATAATATCAATCCGGACAGTGCCGGCGGCTATTTTGTGGGGCTCGTGACGCCGCGCAGTGCAGATGTTGATGCATTTGCGGAAAAGCCTCTTTTGCGTAATATTTTATGGCGTATTCCGGGGTTTGAAGACGCCGCCGCGCCGCCCCCCTATAGTCATTTGATACGCATTGATGCCAATGGTAATGTCCTCGAAACGTGGCAGGATCCGGCGGGGTCTTATACAGATATCACCGGCGCTGTGCGTGGGGCTGACGGCTCGATATATGTCTCGAGCCTTCAGGAAGGCAGTATTGCGCATATTTCGCCGTGA
- a CDS encoding zinc-finger domain-containing protein, with protein sequence MADLTVDVEQILARLGDVPEVTFVADARVACSGSGGALGHPKVYYTIGDEGYAECGYCDRVFIYAPDRA encoded by the coding sequence ATGGCTGACCTGACCGTGGACGTAGAACAAATTCTGGCCCGTCTTGGCGATGTACCAGAGGTAACATTTGTGGCTGATGCCCGTGTCGCCTGTTCCGGCAGTGGCGGCGCGCTTGGCCATCCCAAAGTCTATTACACGATTGGCGACGAAGGTTACGCTGAATGTGGTTATTGCGACCGTGTGTTCATTTACGCCCCTGACAGGGCTTAG
- a CDS encoding ABC transporter ATP-binding protein, with translation MPDGQSLNNNTRDVSDQNWAIAARGVRKTYAGSKKSPPKEALKGIDLHIPQGSIFGLLGPNGAGKSTFINILAGLVNKTAGDVSIWGFDIDKNPRQARASIGVVPQEISSDVFFTPKEGLEIQAGLYGVPKEQRRTMEILRRLGLEDKADAYVRQLSGGMKRRLLVAKAMVHSPPVLILDEPTAGVDIELRKQMWEQVMELHAQGVTVILTTHYLEEAQELCDTIAIIHHGNVVTCQPKSALIASLDSKMLMITPQDEITAAPDLGGACTAELRDDGNLYVSYKPSCVAVSDILNGINDAGISVKDLSTVEADLEDVFMEMTYGSDGG, from the coding sequence ATGCCTGACGGACAGTCCCTGAACAACAACACGCGCGATGTCAGCGACCAGAACTGGGCCATAGCCGCTCGCGGGGTCCGAAAGACCTATGCCGGCAGCAAGAAGTCACCGCCCAAGGAGGCGCTGAAGGGAATCGACCTGCATATCCCCCAAGGCTCTATTTTCGGTCTTTTGGGTCCGAACGGGGCCGGCAAGTCCACTTTCATCAACATTCTGGCAGGCCTGGTGAACAAAACCGCTGGTGATGTTTCGATCTGGGGTTTTGATATTGACAAAAACCCGCGTCAGGCCCGCGCATCCATCGGTGTCGTGCCACAGGAAATTTCGTCTGATGTTTTCTTCACACCCAAGGAAGGTCTGGAGATTCAGGCCGGGCTCTACGGAGTGCCGAAAGAACAGCGCCGCACCATGGAAATCCTGCGCAGGCTGGGCCTTGAAGATAAGGCCGACGCCTATGTGCGCCAGCTCTCCGGGGGCATGAAGCGCCGCCTGCTCGTGGCCAAGGCGATGGTTCATTCCCCGCCTGTGCTTATCCTGGACGAACCAACCGCGGGTGTTGACATCGAACTGCGCAAACAGATGTGGGAACAGGTGATGGAACTGCACGCGCAAGGCGTGACCGTGATCCTCACCACGCATTATCTGGAAGAAGCACAGGAATTGTGTGACACAATCGCCATTATCCACCACGGCAATGTGGTCACCTGCCAGCCAAAGTCAGCGCTGATAGCCTCACTCGACTCCAAAATGCTGATGATCACACCACAGGATGAGATCACTGCTGCCCCTGATCTGGGCGGCGCCTGCACCGCAGAATTGCGCGATGACGGCAATCTTTATGTGTCTTACAAGCCCAGCTGCGTGGCGGTTTCAGATATCCTGAACGGCATCAATGATGCAGGTATCAGCGTAAAAGACCTTTCCACCGTTGAGGCGGACCTCGAAGATGTCTTCATGGAAATGACCTATGGGAGTGACGGGGGCTGA
- a CDS encoding GIN domain-containing protein, with protein sequence MLMRFSAALAAMLVLMLAPAATAKDRLNFTEGTAVSLPTLTGLAVKGGGKVTVSPGDGYSVTVVEGGEKVVLFRDGNALQIECARPCRGNITRIIEVTAPSGGVMTNLAVAGGGSITIADGFDSVSELNAAVVGGGALQAFDLRATDVNAAVTGGGSIQVNVSGDLSAAIVGGGSIVYDGTPADISRSTIGGGSIGPR encoded by the coding sequence ATGTTAATGCGTTTTTCTGCTGCCCTGGCAGCAATGTTGGTTCTGATGCTGGCACCGGCCGCAACAGCCAAAGACCGATTGAATTTCACCGAAGGTACAGCCGTCTCACTGCCAACTCTGACCGGCCTTGCCGTCAAAGGCGGTGGCAAAGTCACTGTTTCTCCCGGGGACGGTTATTCCGTCACGGTGGTTGAAGGGGGCGAGAAAGTCGTTCTTTTCAGGGATGGTAATGCCTTGCAGATTGAATGCGCCCGTCCCTGCCGCGGCAACATCACCCGCATTATTGAAGTCACAGCACCCAGCGGTGGCGTTATGACCAACCTCGCTGTTGCGGGCGGCGGCTCGATCACGATCGCGGATGGCTTTGACAGTGTGTCCGAACTGAACGCAGCAGTCGTCGGTGGCGGCGCGCTACAGGCTTTCGACCTTCGCGCAACTGACGTGAATGCTGCAGTTACAGGTGGCGGGTCAATTCAGGTAAATGTGTCAGGTGATCTGAGCGCCGCGATCGTCGGAGGCGGCAGCATCGTCTATGACGGTACGCCGGCAGATATCAGCCGCAGCACAATCGGCGGCGGCTCTATCGGCCCGCGGTAA
- a CDS encoding GIN domain-containing protein, producing MVFARIAGGLVGLILMMAMTAVVAKDNLPFRQGSPIQLSPFSTLVLRGGGEVTVRPSTAWSATVVQGGDLVAMYTDDGNLLIECKRPCRGNARRIIEVRVPYATDLKIENGGVINVSAGFQAQQKLTAAVTAGGTINAFDLQAADIEATIRGGGTINVTATTTLTANVLGNGIVTYGGAPRVRQDITGRGQVLPR from the coding sequence ATGGTTTTTGCACGGATCGCAGGTGGACTGGTCGGCCTGATACTGATGATGGCCATGACAGCAGTTGTCGCCAAGGATAACCTTCCATTCCGGCAGGGATCACCGATCCAGCTCTCTCCCTTCTCAACGCTTGTTCTGCGCGGCGGCGGCGAAGTTACAGTCCGCCCCTCAACCGCCTGGTCAGCCACTGTTGTTCAGGGAGGTGATCTTGTTGCCATGTACACTGATGATGGCAATCTATTGATAGAATGCAAACGCCCCTGTCGTGGCAATGCACGCCGCATCATTGAAGTGCGCGTGCCGTATGCGACGGACCTGAAAATTGAAAATGGCGGTGTTATCAATGTTTCCGCCGGCTTTCAGGCACAGCAGAAACTGACTGCCGCCGTAACAGCTGGCGGCACGATAAATGCCTTTGATCTGCAAGCGGCGGATATTGAGGCAACGATCCGTGGTGGCGGCACTATTAACGTCACCGCGACAACGACGTTGACAGCAAATGTGCTGGGCAATGGCATCGTGACCTATGGCGGTGCCCCGCGCGTGCGTCAGGACATCACGGGCCGCGGGCAGGTTCTCCCACGCTAG
- a CDS encoding 1-acyl-sn-glycerol-3-phosphate acyltransferase, whose amino-acid sequence MTETEQLSKAEIRRRGRVVAHAKKYNHIVDQLILERAKKLSRSRWWPVYRIVLNKLLGYKRAVQMVDEAGNYPAIDAFEYVSEMLDMNLDISGLEHVPEDGAFLMALNHPSGIADGVAIYDVLKQKRPDMTFFANEDAVRLNQHLKDMIIAVPWRQTDKSRAKSRETLVNTAKAFRAGMAVVLFPSGRIAFMDENKVLTEQPWMNTVAQLPKKYECPILPAHMVSRNSWLYYWFWNVNEELRDMTLFHELLNKKGRTFKITIGPPIQPDDLPEDNDVAAAALREYISKGLPEGKVCADYKDFKAG is encoded by the coding sequence ATGACTGAGACAGAACAGCTGAGCAAGGCAGAAATCCGGCGACGTGGCCGGGTCGTTGCCCATGCGAAGAAATACAATCACATCGTGGATCAGTTGATCCTGGAGCGTGCCAAGAAGTTGAGCCGCAGCCGCTGGTGGCCGGTATACCGGATCGTGCTGAATAAATTGCTAGGCTATAAGCGCGCTGTACAGATGGTGGATGAGGCGGGTAATTACCCGGCGATTGATGCTTTTGAATATGTCAGCGAGATGCTGGACATGAACCTCGATATAAGCGGTCTGGAACATGTGCCGGAAGATGGCGCTTTCCTGATGGCACTGAATCATCCCTCGGGCATTGCGGATGGTGTCGCGATTTACGACGTGCTCAAACAGAAACGTCCTGATATGACGTTCTTTGCCAATGAAGATGCGGTGCGTTTGAATCAGCACCTGAAAGACATGATTATCGCTGTGCCCTGGCGCCAGACAGACAAGTCACGGGCCAAATCGCGCGAGACGCTGGTCAATACGGCCAAAGCATTCAGGGCCGGTATGGCGGTTGTTCTGTTTCCGTCCGGACGGATTGCGTTCATGGATGAAAACAAGGTGCTCACGGAGCAACCCTGGATGAATACTGTCGCGCAGTTACCGAAAAAGTATGAGTGTCCGATCCTGCCTGCACACATGGTCAGCCGGAATTCCTGGCTTTATTACTGGTTCTGGAATGTAAATGAAGAATTGCGTGACATGACGCTGTTCCACGAATTGCTGAATAAAAAAGGCAGAACCTTCAAGATCACGATTGGCCCGCCTATCCAGCCTGACGATCTGCCGGAAGATAATGACGTGGCTGCGGCTGCCTTGCGTGAATACATCTCCAAAGGCCTGCCTGAAGGCAAGGTCTGTGCAGATTACAAGGATTTCAAGGCCGGGTAG
- the rph gene encoding ribonuclease PH: MRPSGRAFNEMRSVTLEPGYAKHAEGSCLVKFGDTHVLCTASWDESTPPWLRGEGRGWVTAEYGMLPRSTHSRMRREAKSISQSGRTQEIQRLIGRSLRAVVDLKKLGERQIMLDCDVIQADGGTRTASITGAFVALKQCLNWGVEQGIIKELPLTDSVAAISCGLVGGAPVCDLDYAEDSTAQADANFVLTGSGGIVEIQGTAEGDPFTEEQFMALLTLAKNACTDLKTIQAEAL, encoded by the coding sequence ATGCGACCATCTGGCCGGGCTTTTAATGAAATGCGTTCCGTGACGCTGGAACCGGGATATGCCAAACATGCCGAAGGTTCCTGCCTGGTCAAATTTGGCGACACGCATGTGCTGTGCACTGCAAGCTGGGACGAGAGCACGCCCCCATGGTTGCGTGGCGAAGGGCGCGGCTGGGTGACGGCGGAATATGGCATGTTGCCGCGTTCGACCCATTCACGGATGCGCCGTGAAGCAAAATCCATCAGCCAGTCCGGTCGCACTCAGGAAATTCAGCGTCTTATCGGGCGCTCCCTGCGTGCGGTCGTTGATCTCAAAAAACTGGGCGAGCGGCAGATCATGCTTGATTGCGATGTGATACAAGCTGATGGCGGTACGCGGACAGCCTCAATTACCGGGGCATTTGTGGCGCTGAAACAGTGCCTGAACTGGGGTGTTGAGCAGGGCATCATCAAAGAGCTGCCGTTGACGGACAGTGTTGCGGCTATTTCCTGTGGCCTGGTTGGAGGCGCACCTGTCTGCGACCTTGATTATGCAGAAGATTCAACAGCTCAGGCAGATGCCAATTTCGTTCTGACTGGTTCAGGTGGCATTGTTGAAATTCAGGGGACGGCAGAAGGCGATCCGTTTACGGAAGAGCAATTCATGGCATTGCTGACACTCGCCAAAAATGCCTGCACGGACCTGAAAACCATCCAGGCAGAAGCGCTCTGA